In one window of Thermodesulfobacteriota bacterium DNA:
- a CDS encoding acyl-CoA dehydratase activase yields MAGSKSVYVGIDIGSVSANTVVLDENRNILEEHYTRTKGEPLEAALAILSELIEKYGKNSIRLVAATGSGGKLIAPLIGAGFTNEVIAQARATEAFHPEARTVIEMGGQDAKLIFLAPEGADGKLRIADFQMNSVCAAGTGSFLDQQAYRLGLTIEEFGSLALKSKHPPRVAGRCSVFAKSDMIHLQQIATPDYDIVAGLCYAVARNFKATIGKGKEFVTPVAFQGGVAANLGVRKAFKDVLELEDKDYIIPAHFCSMGALGAVYTCLDMGKALDGFKGVDDLKTFLASGRTRERSLEKLSKPEGHPSERRSATGYPLETGKKIPAYLGIDVGSTSTNVILIDKDFKLVTKRYLATAGRPLDAIRKGITSVAEECADYVDVVGVGTTGSGRYLSGDFLGADIIRNEITAQATAAAAIDPEVDTIFEIGGQDSKYIAMKDGVVVDFEMNKVCAAGTGSFLEEQAERLGISIKGEFSDLALGCGAPPPMGERCTVFIESDMVHYQQRGVEKDGLVAGLSYSIVQNYLNRVVGDRRIGNRIFFQGGTAANLGVVAAFEKVTGKKIAVPENHDVTGAIGAAILAAKEMAPGAKTRFKGWDLSKKKFGIESFECRDCSNICEVRKVVMEGEDPLYYGGRCEKYDVKRDTKSGSHIPDLYKEREKLLYSAYAGKAAGKDAPVIGIPRMLFMYEMYPFWKAFFDVLGFRIQLSSPTNKEIIRNGIEQIVTETCFPIKVAHGHVNELMEKGVKRIFMPSIINLKPAKEGQLFTALCPYVQTIPYLCKSAYDFKEKGVEVLAPVFHFNAKDSDIRKEFVEFGRSLGKDRATVEKALESAWAAQDEFKRKLLERGKEAIAALKPDDTALVIVGRAYNTMDSGINLELPQKLRDMGTMAIPFDMLDADSIIDGALAEDMYWRSGQRILAAAQLIKDDPRLFSIYITNFGCGPDSMISHFYKEASAGKPFLQLEIDEHSADAGAITRCEAFLDSIRNTKGKLKIESKEKHVLKRTNIKKKIYLPNMSDGAHALAAAFQACGLDAEVMPEPDEESLKWGRRYTSGRECYPCILTTGDMVKVVRQEGFSPERSAFFMPSGNGPCRFGQYNRYHRMILDELGFKDVPVYAPDQDGNFYKELNMVGGNFSRLGWWGIASVDLLEKVLFETRPYEKNKGESEKVYWECVHKVCGAIREKRFPERELKEAKAAFRRIPVHEPGSKPVIGIVGEIYVRSNRFSNENLIKKLEALGAEVRMPTIGEWIYYTNFCNKRKTWQRGQMGDYIRTIASEFFQKRDERKMENILNGDLRSGHEVPTKDLLRNAAPYLDDSFEGEAVLSIGKTIDYIGRGAHGIVNAMPFTCMPGTVVNAILKRLRENNDNIPYLHMVYEGSEDTNSMTRMEAFVHQAREFKERRSPGVQADGRV; encoded by the coding sequence TTGGCTGGGTCAAAGTCTGTATACGTGGGCATCGACATCGGCTCGGTAAGCGCAAACACGGTAGTCCTCGATGAGAACAGGAACATACTCGAAGAGCACTATACGCGGACGAAAGGCGAACCGCTCGAGGCGGCCCTCGCAATCCTTTCCGAACTGATCGAAAAATACGGAAAAAACAGCATAAGGCTCGTGGCCGCCACCGGCTCGGGCGGAAAGCTCATAGCCCCCCTCATAGGGGCCGGGTTCACTAACGAGGTCATAGCCCAGGCCAGGGCCACCGAGGCCTTCCACCCCGAGGCAAGGACGGTAATCGAGATGGGCGGCCAGGACGCGAAGCTCATCTTCCTTGCGCCCGAGGGGGCGGACGGCAAGCTCCGCATAGCCGACTTCCAGATGAACTCGGTCTGCGCGGCAGGCACGGGCTCTTTTCTCGACCAGCAGGCCTACAGGCTCGGGCTCACCATCGAGGAGTTCGGAAGCCTCGCGCTCAAGAGCAAACACCCTCCGAGGGTCGCCGGAAGGTGCTCGGTCTTCGCCAAGAGCGACATGATACACCTCCAGCAGATAGCCACGCCCGACTACGACATCGTGGCCGGGCTCTGCTATGCCGTCGCCAGGAACTTCAAGGCCACCATAGGGAAGGGCAAGGAATTCGTGACCCCCGTGGCCTTCCAGGGCGGCGTGGCCGCAAACCTGGGCGTAAGGAAGGCCTTCAAGGACGTACTCGAGCTCGAGGACAAGGACTACATAATACCGGCCCACTTCTGCTCGATGGGCGCTCTGGGCGCCGTCTACACCTGCCTCGACATGGGGAAGGCCCTGGACGGGTTCAAGGGCGTGGATGATCTCAAGACTTTCCTTGCGTCAGGAAGGACGAGGGAGAGGTCCCTTGAGAAGCTCTCGAAGCCGGAGGGGCACCCCTCTGAGAGGAGGAGCGCCACGGGCTACCCGCTCGAGACCGGGAAGAAGATCCCCGCCTACCTCGGCATAGACGTCGGCTCGACCAGCACGAACGTCATACTCATTGATAAAGACTTCAAGCTCGTGACCAAGAGGTATCTCGCGACGGCCGGGCGCCCGCTGGACGCGATAAGGAAGGGCATCACCTCGGTAGCCGAAGAGTGCGCCGATTACGTGGACGTCGTGGGGGTCGGCACGACCGGCTCCGGTAGGTATCTCTCAGGCGACTTCCTCGGCGCGGACATCATAAGAAACGAGATAACCGCCCAGGCGACCGCGGCAGCCGCGATAGACCCCGAGGTCGATACCATATTCGAGATAGGCGGCCAGGACTCGAAGTACATAGCCATGAAGGACGGTGTTGTCGTGGACTTCGAGATGAACAAGGTCTGCGCCGCCGGGACTGGCTCGTTCCTGGAGGAGCAGGCGGAAAGGCTCGGCATAAGCATAAAGGGCGAGTTCAGCGATTTGGCCCTCGGCTGCGGCGCGCCCCCGCCCATGGGCGAGAGGTGCACGGTCTTCATCGAGTCCGACATGGTGCACTACCAGCAGAGGGGGGTTGAGAAGGACGGCCTTGTGGCAGGGCTCTCGTATTCGATAGTCCAGAATTACCTCAACAGGGTCGTCGGCGACAGGCGAATAGGGAACAGGATATTTTTCCAGGGCGGCACGGCCGCGAACCTCGGGGTCGTGGCGGCGTTCGAGAAGGTCACCGGGAAAAAGATCGCCGTGCCCGAGAACCACGACGTAACGGGCGCCATAGGAGCGGCCATACTCGCGGCCAAGGAGATGGCGCCGGGCGCCAAAACCAGGTTCAAGGGTTGGGACCTGAGCAAAAAGAAGTTCGGGATAGAGTCCTTCGAGTGCAGGGACTGCTCGAACATCTGCGAGGTCCGGAAGGTCGTCATGGAAGGCGAGGACCCGCTCTACTACGGCGGCCGGTGCGAGAAATACGACGTCAAGAGGGACACGAAATCGGGGAGCCACATCCCCGACCTCTATAAGGAAAGGGAGAAGCTCCTCTATTCCGCCTACGCCGGCAAGGCCGCGGGAAAAGACGCGCCGGTCATAGGCATCCCGAGGATGCTCTTCATGTACGAGATGTACCCGTTCTGGAAGGCCTTCTTCGACGTGCTGGGCTTCAGGATCCAGCTCTCTTCGCCGACCAACAAGGAGATAATAAGGAACGGCATAGAGCAGATAGTTACCGAGACCTGCTTCCCCATAAAAGTGGCCCACGGGCACGTGAACGAGCTCATGGAAAAGGGCGTGAAGAGGATATTCATGCCCTCGATAATAAACCTGAAGCCCGCGAAGGAGGGGCAGCTCTTCACGGCCCTCTGCCCTTACGTGCAGACCATACCCTATCTCTGCAAATCCGCCTACGACTTCAAGGAAAAGGGGGTCGAGGTGCTCGCCCCGGTATTCCACTTCAATGCGAAGGATTCCGATATAAGGAAGGAGTTCGTGGAATTCGGGAGGTCGCTCGGCAAGGACAGGGCAACGGTGGAGAAGGCCCTTGAGTCAGCCTGGGCTGCGCAGGACGAGTTCAAGAGAAAGCTCCTCGAACGCGGTAAGGAGGCCATAGCCGCCCTTAAGCCGGACGACACAGCCCTCGTCATAGTCGGAAGGGCTTATAATACGATGGACTCCGGCATAAACCTGGAGCTTCCGCAGAAGCTCCGCGATATGGGCACCATGGCCATACCCTTCGACATGCTCGACGCGGACAGCATCATCGACGGCGCGCTCGCCGAGGACATGTACTGGAGGAGCGGCCAGAGGATACTCGCCGCAGCCCAGCTCATAAAGGACGACCCGAGGCTCTTCTCGATATACATCACGAACTTCGGCTGCGGCCCGGATTCCATGATATCGCACTTCTACAAGGAGGCCTCGGCAGGGAAGCCCTTCCTCCAGCTCGAGATAGACGAGCACTCGGCGGACGCCGGCGCCATAACGAGGTGCGAGGCCTTCCTCGACAGCATAAGGAACACCAAGGGGAAGCTCAAGATAGAGTCGAAGGAAAAGCACGTCCTCAAGAGGACCAACATCAAGAAGAAGATATACCTCCCGAACATGTCGGACGGCGCGCACGCGCTTGCCGCCGCCTTCCAGGCCTGCGGCCTCGACGCTGAGGTCATGCCCGAGCCGGATGAGGAGTCTCTGAAGTGGGGCAGGCGCTATACCTCTGGAAGGGAGTGCTATCCCTGCATACTTACGACCGGCGACATGGTGAAGGTCGTGAGGCAGGAGGGCTTCTCGCCCGAGCGGAGCGCCTTCTTCATGCCATCGGGTAACGGACCGTGCAGGTTCGGCCAGTACAACCGCTATCACAGGATGATACTCGACGAGCTCGGCTTCAAGGACGTCCCGGTCTACGCGCCGGACCAGGACGGGAACTTCTACAAGGAGCTCAACATGGTCGGCGGCAATTTCTCCAGGCTCGGCTGGTGGGGCATAGCCTCGGTCGACCTCCTGGAGAAGGTGCTCTTCGAGACCAGGCCCTACGAGAAGAACAAGGGCGAGTCGGAGAAGGTCTACTGGGAATGCGTCCACAAGGTATGCGGGGCGATAAGGGAGAAGAGGTTCCCTGAACGGGAATTGAAGGAGGCCAAGGCGGCTTTCAGGAGGATACCCGTCCACGAGCCCGGCAGCAAGCCCGTCATAGGGATCGTCGGCGAGATATACGTCCGGAGCAACAGGTTCTCGAACGAGAACCTCATAAAGAAGCTCGAGGCCCTCGGCGCGGAGGTGCGGATGCCTACCATAGGCGAGTGGATATACTACACCAACTTCTGCAACAAGCGTAAGACCTGGCAGAGGGGGCAGATGGGGGACTATATCCGGACCATAGCGAGCGAGTTCTTCCAGAAGAGGGACGAAAGGAAGATGGAGAACATCCTTAACGGCGACCTCCGGAGCGGGCACGAGGTCCCGACAAAGGACCTCCTCCGTAACGCGGCGCCGTACCTCGACGATTCCTTCGAGGGCGAGGCCGTGCTCTCGATAGGTAAGACCATAGACTACATAGGCCGCGGCGCCCACGGCATAGTGAACGCCATGCCCTTCACATGCATGCCGGGCACTGTCGTGAATGCGATACTCAAGAGGCTCCGCGAGAATAACGACAACATACCCTACCTCCACATGGTCTACG